From the genome of Rathayibacter sp. VKM Ac-2759, one region includes:
- a CDS encoding Nif3-like dinuclear metal center hexameric protein, which yields MPSLRDVHAVIDRLWPEEAAEGWDAPGLVTGDPDAPVERILLAVDVVSDTVAEAVAGGHQLLLAHHPLLLRGVTSIAEDGYKGRLLADLIRGGCALVSAHTNADIVADGVSDVIATRLGLTGTTPIVPGADPSVGLGRVGDLPEEVTLGRLARAVAELLPATAGGVRVAGGYDAPVRRVALCGGAGDSLLDEPAVRTSDVYVTADLRHHPASEAREKALHGTGPALIDVSHWASEWLWLDVAAAALRKALPTVSVTVSETRTDPWDFAIVH from the coding sequence ATGCCCAGCCTGCGCGACGTCCACGCCGTCATCGACCGACTCTGGCCCGAGGAGGCCGCGGAGGGCTGGGACGCACCGGGCCTCGTGACCGGTGACCCCGACGCCCCCGTCGAGCGGATCCTGCTGGCCGTCGACGTCGTCTCCGACACCGTCGCCGAGGCCGTCGCCGGGGGTCACCAGCTCCTCCTGGCCCACCACCCGCTCCTGCTGCGCGGGGTCACCTCGATCGCCGAGGACGGCTACAAGGGCCGTCTGCTCGCCGATCTGATCCGGGGCGGCTGCGCCCTCGTCTCCGCGCACACGAACGCCGACATCGTCGCCGACGGCGTCTCCGACGTCATCGCGACGCGGCTCGGGCTCACCGGGACGACACCCATCGTCCCCGGAGCCGACCCGTCCGTCGGTCTCGGCCGCGTCGGCGACCTCCCCGAGGAGGTGACGCTCGGGCGACTCGCCCGGGCCGTCGCCGAGCTGCTCCCCGCCACCGCCGGGGGAGTGCGGGTCGCCGGAGGCTACGACGCTCCCGTCCGCCGTGTCGCGCTCTGCGGAGGCGCCGGCGACTCCCTGCTCGACGAGCCCGCCGTCAGGACCAGCGACGTGTACGTCACCGCCGATCTGCGGCACCACCCGGCGTCGGAGGCGCGCGAGAAGGCGCTCCACGGCACCGGACCCGCCCTCATCGACGTCTCGCACTGGGCGAGCGAGTGGCTGTGGCTCGACGTCGCTGCCGCGGCGCTGCGGAAGGCCCTCCCCACCGTCTCCGTCACCGTCAGCGAGACCCGCACCGACCCCTGGGATTTCGCGATCGTCCACTGA
- the rsfS gene encoding ribosome silencing factor, with the protein MTATDSARALLQLAAAAADSKGGEDLVALDVSGPLPLVDIFFLVTGRSERNVVAIANEVEDRLNDSGAKLLRREGRAEGRWILLDFGDLVVHVFHEEDRMYYSLERLWKDCPTVPFSVDRPGVDHPVAVDSAASAN; encoded by the coding sequence ATGACTGCGACCGACTCCGCCCGCGCACTGCTCCAGCTCGCGGCCGCCGCCGCCGACTCCAAGGGCGGAGAGGATCTGGTCGCGCTCGACGTGTCGGGTCCGCTCCCGCTCGTCGACATCTTCTTCCTCGTCACGGGGCGCTCCGAGCGCAACGTCGTCGCGATCGCCAACGAGGTCGAGGACCGGCTGAACGACTCCGGAGCCAAGCTCCTGCGTCGCGAGGGCCGCGCCGAGGGTCGCTGGATCCTCCTCGACTTCGGCGACCTCGTCGTCCACGTCTTCCACGAGGAGGACCGCATGTACTACTCGCTCGAGCGCCTCTGGAAGGACTGCCCGACCGTCCCCTTCAGTGTCGACCGCCCCGGGGTCGACCACCCCGTCGCCGTCGACTCCGCCGCCTCCGCGAACTGA
- the nadD gene encoding nicotinate-nucleotide adenylyltransferase, whose product MTSAVSGDPRRPRIGVMGGTFDPIHHGHLVAASEVAQSFDLDEVVFVPTGQPWHKKTVTSAEHRYLMTVIATASNPRFTVSRVDVDRIGTTYTIDTLRDIHAAHPDAELFFITGADAVAQILSWKDYDELWELAHFVAVSRPGHVLNVSGLPAQDVSLLEIPALAISSTDCRSRVNRGDPVWYLVPDGVVQYISKHHLYRSTS is encoded by the coding sequence GCGGCGTCCCCGCATCGGCGTGATGGGCGGCACGTTCGACCCGATCCACCACGGGCACCTCGTCGCCGCCTCCGAGGTGGCGCAGTCGTTCGATCTCGACGAGGTCGTCTTCGTGCCCACCGGTCAGCCGTGGCACAAGAAGACGGTGACCTCGGCCGAGCACCGCTATCTGATGACGGTGATCGCCACCGCCTCCAATCCGCGCTTCACGGTCAGCCGGGTCGACGTCGACCGGATCGGCACCACCTACACGATCGACACGCTGCGCGACATCCACGCCGCGCACCCCGACGCCGAGCTGTTCTTCATCACCGGAGCCGACGCCGTCGCGCAGATCCTGAGCTGGAAGGACTACGACGAACTGTGGGAGCTCGCCCATTTCGTCGCGGTGAGCCGCCCCGGCCACGTGCTCAACGTTTCGGGATTACCGGCCCAGGACGTATCCTTGTTGGAAATTCCGGCGCTAGCGATTTCCTCGACGGACTGTCGGAGCCGCGTGAACCGGGGTGATCCGGTCTGGTATCTGGTTCCCGATGGTGTCGTCCAGTACATCTCGAAGCACCACCTGTATCGGAGTACGTCATGA
- a CDS encoding acetolactate decarboxylase: MPTPTAPRGLITQFSIVDALLAGLFDGVVSRAEVDLAGDFGLGCGDHMDGELVVLDGVHRLFRGDGSVRILEPEDTIAFAEIARFTPGSSELVEGVDSLDALLGAVRRAVPSPNVFVGVRLRGRFDRLTLRQPIAQIKPYLRLADAMHDQREMHLHGVEGTLVGFIGPKPFQGISVAGLHTHFVDTTGAVGGHVLAASGLHGELAVEQYGGIAVRLPESEDFLAADLDEDASASDAEIRAVESDHAH; the protein is encoded by the coding sequence ATGCCGACCCCGACCGCGCCGCGCGGCCTCATCACCCAGTTCTCGATCGTCGACGCGCTGCTCGCCGGCCTCTTCGACGGAGTCGTCTCGCGAGCCGAGGTCGATCTCGCGGGCGACTTCGGTCTCGGCTGCGGCGACCACATGGACGGTGAGCTCGTCGTCCTCGACGGGGTCCACCGTCTCTTCCGCGGCGACGGGTCGGTCAGGATCCTCGAGCCGGAGGACACCATCGCGTTCGCCGAGATCGCTCGATTCACTCCGGGGTCCTCCGAGCTGGTCGAGGGTGTCGACTCGCTCGACGCGCTGCTCGGAGCGGTCAGGCGCGCGGTGCCGAGCCCCAACGTCTTCGTCGGCGTCCGTCTCCGAGGCCGCTTCGACCGGCTGACCCTCCGCCAGCCCATCGCGCAGATCAAGCCCTACCTCCGGCTCGCCGACGCGATGCACGACCAGCGCGAGATGCACCTGCACGGAGTCGAGGGCACCCTGGTCGGATTCATCGGACCGAAGCCGTTCCAGGGGATCAGCGTCGCCGGACTGCACACCCACTTCGTCGACACGACGGGCGCCGTCGGCGGCCACGTTCTGGCCGCCTCCGGGCTCCACGGCGAGCTGGCCGTCGAGCAGTACGGAGGCATCGCCGTCCGCCTGCCGGAGTCCGAGGACTTCCTCGCCGCCGATCTCGACGAGGACGCCTCCGCCTCCGACGCCGAGATCCGCGCCGTCGAGTCGGATCACGCGCACTGA